Proteins found in one Mucilaginibacter gracilis genomic segment:
- a CDS encoding cytochrome-c peroxidase, which produces MKAKGIVFFVLLTFITVNTAFNYGFKGINYGIAADSVRFAVPANFPRPVYDFKDNSITSNGFKLGRILFYDPIISKDKSISCANCHQSFAAFANLDHAVSHGVDECMGTRNAPPLFNLAWQKEFMWDGGVHHIEVSPMNAMTNPCEMATDLNTIVSRLQQTTAYPVLFKAAFGTTEINSQRTFRALAQFTSMLVSANSKYDKYIRKEKGGDFTEDETAGYALFKQKCSTCHQEPLFTDLSYRSNGLDLKPDDIGRDSITHLETDRGKFRVPSLRNIELTSPYMHDGRFETLKEVLAHYNSGVKPAANLDPALHQNNVYGISLTTLEQHQLIAFLKTLTDRDFVNDKRFQAPE; this is translated from the coding sequence ATGAAAGCTAAGGGAATTGTCTTTTTCGTGCTGCTTACATTTATCACTGTCAATACGGCATTCAATTATGGGTTTAAGGGAATTAATTATGGCATCGCAGCCGATAGCGTTCGCTTCGCCGTGCCTGCCAATTTCCCTAGACCTGTATATGATTTTAAAGACAATTCCATAACCAGCAATGGATTTAAGTTGGGCAGAATATTATTCTACGATCCGATCATATCCAAAGACAAGTCCATTTCCTGCGCGAATTGCCACCAGTCTTTTGCCGCTTTTGCAAACCTCGACCATGCCGTTAGTCATGGTGTTGATGAATGCATGGGTACAAGAAATGCGCCGCCTTTATTTAACCTGGCCTGGCAAAAGGAATTTATGTGGGATGGCGGTGTACATCATATCGAAGTGTCGCCCATGAACGCGATGACCAACCCCTGCGAAATGGCGACCGACCTGAATACTATTGTCAGCAGATTACAGCAAACGACGGCTTACCCGGTTTTATTTAAAGCCGCCTTTGGAACAACGGAGATCAATTCACAGCGCACGTTCAGGGCATTGGCACAGTTCACCAGTATGCTTGTTTCCGCAAATTCAAAGTATGATAAGTATATCAGGAAAGAAAAAGGCGGCGATTTTACCGAGGACGAAACGGCGGGTTATGCATTATTCAAACAAAAATGCAGCACCTGTCACCAGGAACCGTTATTTACTGACTTGTCTTACCGCAGTAACGGCCTTGACCTGAAACCTGATGATATTGGCCGGGACAGCATCACTCACCTGGAAACAGACCGGGGTAAATTCCGTGTTCCGTCCCTGCGCAACATCGAACTGACCAGCCCTTACATGCACGACGGCAGGTTTGAGACATTAAAAGAAGTATTAGCCCATTATAATTCTGGGGTAAAGCCGGCTGCAAATCTTGACCCCGCTTTACATCAAAACAATGTTTACGGTATCAGTCTGACGACACTTGAACAACACCAGCTGATCGCCTTTCTTAAAACCTTAACCGACCGGGACTTTGTAAACGATAAGCGTTTCCAGGCACCGGAATAA
- a CDS encoding IS110 family RNA-guided transposase has translation MKQQVIEDVNIMPQLDKACGLDMHKDKIVGFISGKDGSNQEFMEFGTYTCELKKIRDWLQENDIHHCLMESTGIYWMSLHAILTEAGIEVIVANPVHIKQIPKRKTDRKDAKWLCTLLLHGLIRPSFMPDSTQRIIRDYCGNRLFYTWQLNQIRNRLLKILESNNIKLRSVISSIHTLSAMDMIRLLAKGVTDQEQLLSCARGKVIKKKEQLIKALDVTLQTYHHTQLQMLLEDYDHVQKQVDFLDKSITEIIIEHYAQAFECLDSISGIGVKSAEIIISETGKDMSRCPTADHFTAWCGIAPGNNESAGKRKNTAIKKGNSYLRVAIVGAAWAAVRMKESYWHALFDKLRKRMKAQKAIVAVARRLLKVVYNTLETLTIYKEKGIAHFVDLQAKAALYNNAKLSWPQSNID, from the coding sequence ATGAAACAGCAAGTTATTGAAGATGTAAACATTATGCCTCAATTAGACAAAGCTTGTGGTCTTGACATGCACAAAGATAAGATCGTCGGCTTTATCTCCGGGAAAGATGGTAGCAATCAGGAGTTTATGGAGTTCGGCACTTATACCTGTGAACTCAAAAAGATCAGAGATTGGTTACAAGAGAATGATATTCACCACTGCCTGATGGAAAGCACGGGCATTTATTGGATGAGCTTACATGCCATACTTACAGAAGCAGGTATCGAAGTCATTGTTGCAAATCCTGTTCACATTAAGCAAATACCTAAGCGAAAAACTGATCGCAAGGATGCCAAATGGCTTTGTACATTATTACTACACGGTTTAATTAGACCAAGTTTTATGCCTGATAGTACCCAGCGCATAATCAGAGATTATTGCGGTAATCGCCTTTTTTATACATGGCAGCTCAACCAAATAAGGAACCGCCTACTGAAGATACTGGAAAGCAATAACATCAAACTTCGCTCTGTTATCAGTTCGATTCATACTTTATCAGCTATGGATATGATACGACTGTTGGCAAAAGGTGTCACAGATCAGGAACAATTGCTAAGTTGTGCCAGAGGCAAAGTAATTAAAAAGAAAGAACAGTTGATCAAAGCATTAGATGTTACGTTGCAAACCTATCATCATACTCAACTGCAAATGTTATTAGAAGATTATGATCATGTTCAAAAGCAAGTCGACTTTTTAGATAAGTCAATTACTGAAATTATCATTGAGCATTATGCACAAGCATTCGAATGCCTTGATAGCATCAGCGGCATTGGTGTTAAATCAGCCGAAATCATTATTAGCGAAACAGGAAAAGATATGAGCCGTTGTCCAACAGCTGATCATTTTACCGCCTGGTGCGGTATAGCTCCCGGTAACAACGAGAGTGCAGGTAAGCGAAAAAACACTGCAATAAAAAAAGGTAACAGTTATTTAAGAGTTGCAATTGTTGGTGCGGCTTGGGCCGCTGTTCGAATGAAAGAATCTTACTGGCATGCTTTGTTTGATAAATTACGGAAACGAATGAAAGCGCAGAAAGCTATAGTTGCCGTCGCAAGAAGGTTGCTTAAAGTTGTGTATAATACATTAGAAACGCTAACTATTTACAAAGAGAAGGGCATTGCTCACTTCGTAGACTTGCAGGCTAAAGCAGCTTTGTATAATAACGCGAAGCTGTCGTGGCCTCAAAGCAATATTGATTAA
- a CDS encoding MbnP family protein, protein MKKLITLLMLAITGLTVSAKPNPGDPKKAAKTGTVAVHFKNVMDGKALKLNDSLSLYQNANGDDLKITTFKYYISNVSLIAKNGDKIAIPDSYFLVNAADSTTLNQQITNIPEGKYTGITFTIGVDSLRNFAGAQTGVLDPAKGMFWSWNSGYIFVKLEGESPKSTAKKNRLTFHIGGAKAPNNTIRTFTQKLPKTLKINDGKLPELELIANAGALFQGKTTVDFAKLNFTMGGPNSVVVADNYADGLFKITKVKN, encoded by the coding sequence ATGAAAAAATTAATCACCCTGCTAATGCTGGCAATCACCGGCTTAACGGTAAGTGCTAAACCAAACCCCGGTGACCCTAAAAAGGCTGCTAAAACTGGTACAGTTGCGGTTCATTTCAAAAACGTAATGGACGGCAAAGCCCTGAAATTGAATGACAGTTTATCGCTGTATCAAAACGCTAATGGTGATGATCTTAAGATCACCACGTTTAAATACTATATCAGCAACGTTAGCCTCATCGCAAAGAATGGCGATAAGATAGCGATACCTGATTCTTATTTTTTGGTGAACGCGGCGGATTCCACTACGCTAAACCAGCAGATCACCAATATTCCCGAAGGAAAATACACGGGCATCACGTTTACTATTGGCGTGGACAGCTTGCGTAATTTCGCTGGTGCGCAAACCGGTGTACTTGACCCGGCCAAAGGGATGTTCTGGAGCTGGAACAGCGGATACATCTTTGTAAAACTGGAGGGGGAATCTCCGAAATCTACGGCTAAGAAGAATCGCTTGACCTTTCATATCGGTGGTGCCAAAGCCCCCAACAATACGATCCGCACCTTTACACAAAAGCTTCCGAAGACCTTAAAGATCAATGACGGCAAACTACCGGAACTTGAACTGATCGCTAATGCAGGCGCTTTGTTCCAGGGTAAAACTACCGTAGATTTTGCCAAACTGAACTTCACGATGGGCGGGCCAAATTCAGTTGTCGTTGCGGATAATTACGCGGATGGGCTTTTTAAGATCACCAAAGTAAAGAACTGA
- a CDS encoding DUF3347 domain-containing protein, whose protein sequence is MKTLKTTALFLAMAVLSILTVKAQNAQTKPINTVITNYLSLKDALVSGDGTVAEAKAKTLLASIGEVPKTGLSADEAALLPKLEFDSRHISEVNKIDHQREHFASLSNNLYTLVKKLKVNNSVLYRQYCTMTKRYFLSDSDKGKDPYMGMANCSKVTETLPAAKK, encoded by the coding sequence ATGAAAACGTTAAAAACAACAGCTTTATTTTTAGCAATGGCAGTGCTATCCATCCTAACCGTTAAAGCACAAAACGCCCAAACAAAACCCATCAATACGGTGATTACCAATTACCTTTCGCTGAAAGATGCCTTAGTAAGTGGTGATGGCACGGTGGCCGAGGCTAAAGCTAAAACTTTGCTGGCATCAATTGGCGAAGTGCCTAAAACAGGTCTAAGCGCTGATGAAGCCGCCTTACTACCCAAACTGGAGTTTGACAGCAGGCATATCAGCGAAGTGAACAAGATCGATCATCAGCGCGAACACTTCGCCAGCCTTTCCAACAACCTGTACACTTTGGTTAAAAAACTGAAAGTTAATAATAGCGTGCTTTACCGCCAGTACTGCACCATGACCAAACGTTATTTCCTAAGTGATTCTGATAAAGGAAAAGATCCCTACATGGGTATGGCTAATTGCAGCAAGGTCACCGAAACTTTGCCTGCGGCTAAAAAATAG